A window from Thiomonas sp. FB-Cd encodes these proteins:
- a CDS encoding response regulator transcription factor has protein sequence MRILLVEDDQMLGAATQEALRDAAHAVDWVTDGESALAAVRTTAYEAMLLDLGLPKRDGLSVLQAIRHGANNLPVLIVTARDAVEDCIRGLDLGADDYLVKPFEAGELLARLRAVARRKGGQGQPLLSNGALTLDPTTREASYEGNTVRLSAREHALLHALLLRPGAILSRKELEDRIYGWNEEVESNAVEFLIHGIRKKLGQSAIKNVRGVGWMVDREAGQAQHTAP, from the coding sequence ATGCGCATTTTGCTGGTTGAGGATGATCAGATGCTGGGCGCGGCCACGCAGGAGGCCCTGCGCGACGCCGCCCACGCGGTGGACTGGGTGACCGATGGCGAGTCCGCGCTGGCTGCCGTGCGAACCACGGCCTACGAGGCGATGCTGCTTGACCTGGGTCTGCCCAAACGCGACGGCCTGTCCGTGCTCCAGGCGATTCGCCATGGCGCAAACAACCTGCCCGTGCTGATTGTCACCGCGCGCGACGCCGTGGAGGACTGCATACGGGGGCTGGACCTTGGGGCAGACGACTACCTGGTCAAGCCGTTCGAAGCTGGTGAATTGCTGGCGCGGCTGCGCGCCGTGGCGCGGCGCAAGGGCGGCCAGGGCCAACCCCTTTTGAGCAATGGCGCGCTGACGCTGGATCCGACCACGCGCGAGGCCAGCTACGAAGGAAACACGGTCCGACTTTCAGCCCGGGAGCACGCGCTGCTCCATGCCTTGCTCCTGCGACCGGGCGCAATCCTCTCGCGCAAGGAACTGGAGGACCGCATCTATGGCTGGAACGAGGAAGTGGAAAGCAATGCCGTGGAGTTTTTGATCCACGGCATCCGCAAAAAACTCGGCCAGTCCGCCATCAAGAACGTGCGCGGCGTGGGCTGGATGGTCGACCGCGAGGCCGGGCAAGCGCAGCACACGGCGCCATGA
- a CDS encoding ATP-binding protein, producing MNPRAVLRQWAAQSLLRRLWLWMTVIVAVVGVCTAAVSYVFGYQEANELQDAQLRQIASLVHRWGDLPQAVLEPQGAEVDKDARIIVERLDRPASPRGLALPGQLGVGMHVVQSGGHSWRVFVRDGPMGRIAVAQRTDVRSDAAIDSAQRTLFPLLALIPLLALLAAWVVQRALRPVRDLAREVDARDDSRLDALPVEHVPQEVLPFIASINRLLSRVATMLERERRFVADAAHELRTPIAALSLQAENLAHADMPENTRTRLRSLQQGLARTRTVVEQLLSLARVQSGRGLTLRPLDPTQVLQQVIADLMPLAAEKGIDLGMERNEGAPILADSTQLYTLLRNGLDNALRYTPPGGRVDLAISTDRTDGDPARVHIDISDTGPGIAPDDLERAFEPFERLWHAADSMGSGLGLAIMRNIAENLGGRIQLQNRPTGGLRLRYSQPAVRQANAV from the coding sequence ATGAACCCGCGCGCCGTGCTGCGCCAATGGGCGGCGCAATCGCTGCTGCGCCGACTCTGGCTGTGGATGACGGTGATCGTCGCCGTGGTGGGCGTGTGTACCGCTGCCGTGTCCTACGTGTTTGGCTACCAGGAAGCCAACGAACTGCAGGATGCGCAATTGCGCCAGATCGCCAGTCTTGTGCATCGCTGGGGCGATCTCCCCCAAGCCGTCCTTGAGCCGCAGGGCGCCGAAGTCGACAAAGACGCTCGCATCATCGTCGAGCGCCTTGACCGGCCGGCGTCTCCGCGCGGACTGGCCTTGCCAGGGCAGCTCGGCGTGGGCATGCATGTCGTGCAATCCGGCGGGCATTCCTGGAGGGTATTCGTGCGCGACGGTCCCATGGGACGCATCGCGGTTGCGCAACGCACGGATGTGCGCTCGGACGCCGCGATCGACAGTGCCCAGCGCACCCTCTTCCCGTTGCTGGCCCTCATTCCGCTGCTCGCACTGCTTGCCGCCTGGGTCGTGCAGCGCGCCTTGCGCCCCGTGCGCGATCTGGCACGTGAGGTCGATGCGCGCGATGACAGCCGACTTGACGCGCTCCCCGTCGAGCACGTCCCGCAGGAAGTGCTGCCTTTCATCGCATCCATCAATCGGCTTTTGTCGCGCGTGGCCACCATGCTCGAGCGTGAACGCCGGTTCGTGGCCGACGCGGCCCATGAGTTGCGCACGCCCATTGCGGCGCTGAGCCTGCAAGCCGAGAACCTTGCGCACGCGGACATGCCGGAAAACACGCGCACCCGTCTTCGCAGCCTGCAGCAAGGGTTGGCCAGAACGCGCACCGTGGTGGAGCAGCTCCTGAGCCTTGCGCGCGTGCAGTCCGGACGCGGCCTCACCCTGCGGCCCCTGGACCCGACGCAGGTTCTGCAGCAGGTCATCGCCGATCTCATGCCGCTGGCAGCTGAAAAGGGTATCGATCTGGGCATGGAACGCAACGAAGGTGCGCCGATCCTGGCGGATTCGACACAGCTCTATACCCTTTTGCGCAACGGCCTGGACAACGCGCTGCGTTACACACCCCCCGGGGGGCGCGTGGATTTGGCGATCTCGACGGACCGCACCGACGGTGACCCTGCGAGGGTCCACATCGACATATCGGACACGGGCCCCGGCATCGCCCCCGATGATCTGGAACGCGCCTTCGAACCGTTCGAGCGCCTGTGGCACGCGGCCGACTCCATGGGCAGTGGACTCGGCCTGGCCATCATGCGCAATATCGCGGAAAACCTGGGTGGGCGCATTCAGCTTCAGAATCGACCCACTGGCGGCTTGCGCCTGCGCTACAGCCAGCCCGCCGTGCGGCAAGCAAACGCCGTCTAG
- a CDS encoding xanthine dehydrogenase family protein subunit M, whose protein sequence is MNAFEWQRATSPQEAASRATHTTAEAMVHRPGQLAKSQATLVKAAGVDVVDLMKDGLVSPRRLIDISGLSELQGIREEADGGFTIGALTTLAQLAAHPALQRRCAALAQAAALAASPQIRNRATLGGNLLQRPRCWYLRSAAHHCVRKGGEHCFAYGGDNRYHAIFANQDGCAIVHPSTPATALLALQAQVECVRGNGERRVVALDEFFVLPSRDPHRETVLGADELVTAIRLPALARSASSAYVQLSEKASFDWPLAAVAAVLVMGDDGVCRQARVVLGAAAPVAWRAPQAEAILEGSTISDDVAKTAADAALAPATPLSGNGYKVPLFRALIVRAIQQAATPAARAPA, encoded by the coding sequence ATGAATGCCTTCGAATGGCAACGGGCTACGTCGCCCCAGGAGGCAGCGTCGCGGGCCACGCACACCACCGCCGAGGCCATGGTCCACAGGCCAGGCCAATTGGCGAAGTCCCAGGCGACGCTTGTCAAAGCGGCCGGCGTGGATGTTGTCGACCTGATGAAAGATGGCCTGGTCAGCCCCAGGCGTCTCATCGACATCAGCGGCCTGTCCGAACTGCAGGGGATTCGCGAAGAGGCCGATGGCGGGTTCACGATCGGCGCCTTGACGACACTAGCACAGCTTGCCGCGCATCCGGCCTTGCAACGGCGCTGTGCAGCACTTGCCCAGGCCGCAGCGTTGGCCGCAAGCCCGCAGATCCGCAATCGAGCAACGCTTGGAGGCAACCTGCTGCAGCGCCCCCGGTGCTGGTACCTGCGCTCGGCCGCGCATCACTGCGTGCGCAAGGGGGGTGAGCACTGCTTCGCATATGGGGGGGACAACCGCTACCACGCGATCTTTGCCAATCAGGATGGCTGCGCCATTGTTCATCCCTCCACGCCCGCCACGGCGTTGCTGGCGTTGCAGGCCCAGGTGGAGTGCGTCCGCGGCAACGGTGAGCGGCGGGTCGTCGCGCTGGACGAATTCTTCGTGCTGCCCAGCCGGGACCCGCACCGCGAGACTGTCCTTGGTGCCGATGAGTTGGTCACCGCCATCAGACTTCCCGCCTTGGCCCGTTCAGCCAGCTCGGCCTATGTGCAACTCAGCGAGAAGGCGTCCTTTGATTGGCCTTTGGCCGCAGTGGCAGCAGTCCTGGTCATGGGCGACGACGGTGTGTGCCGTCAGGCACGCGTTGTGCTGGGCGCTGCAGCACCCGTCGCCTGGAGGGCGCCACAAGCCGAAGCGATTCTTGAGGGCTCCACGATCAGCGACGACGTGGCAAAAACCGCAGCCGATGCAGCCCTTGCTCCTGCCACACCGCTGTCGGGAAACGGCTACAAGGTGCCGCTCTTTCGCGCGCTGATCGTTCGCGCCATCCAACAAGCCGCGACGCCTGCAGCGCGCGCGCCAGCCTAG
- a CDS encoding xanthine dehydrogenase family protein molybdopterin-binding subunit produces MTNDSLPREERLAVGMAHLGVQHVARALSGDEPPALAPNAELRHVGRSEPRWDAVDKVTGAAIYTVDVQLPGMLFAAVLRSPLAHARIRVLDLAPAREEPGVRAVVAMVDRPAHGHMATVRYVGQPLAAVAAQTPESAQAALDRIRIELEPLPSVLDLDSAMKPEAAALYRQDEAAGIPSVGFPFVPDLPLAGNVRGPVRQAHGDLNDGFAAAQCVVEGTFFTQVQTHCCLEPHAIVAAWGDDGVEVWMSTQFTAGVRAQIAEAFELPLSRVRVRAKAVGGGFGSKSQLGLYGKTAVALSRLARAPVRLVYRRDEELMDSGNRPSSKQHLRIGARLDGKLTAIALQAWGSAGVAQGAGVGGIAMALYDCPNRESLQFDVFTNTSPSTAMRGPGNTQGAFALEQSIDALAEKLAMDPVALRDVIDLSAVRREERRLGAQKVGWEHRRSPGSDQGLIKRGIGMAQSLWPANVQINSACELRLWRDGSVELLSSVQEIGTGIGTLLKQVVAEELGLQPSAIDVRLGDTEFPSGPPSYGSRTSASITPPARTAAWQIKRSLLNAVASHWGVDPQALTLQDGWVHCTDGSRPRMAWSEAAATLRTDRISAVASRSDDYAGFRTCHGDAAIALNDLGGVQFAQVCVDTQTGIIQVERVVAVHDCGRPINPLQIESQIHGGVLMGISYALLEERILDPHTGWMMNANFVDYKCIGAGALPDIEVVVLENYQGLSATDAYGVAEPANIATAAAVANAVYNATGVRMHALPMTPALVLQALHDAGRSVP; encoded by the coding sequence ATGACGAACGATTCCTTGCCACGCGAAGAGCGGCTTGCGGTGGGCATGGCCCACCTTGGCGTCCAGCATGTCGCACGCGCGCTATCCGGGGACGAACCACCGGCGCTGGCGCCCAATGCCGAGCTCAGGCATGTGGGTCGCAGCGAGCCGCGCTGGGATGCCGTTGACAAAGTCACCGGCGCAGCGATCTATACCGTGGACGTTCAGTTGCCAGGCATGCTCTTCGCGGCCGTGCTGCGATCGCCGCTTGCGCATGCGCGCATCCGTGTCTTGGACCTTGCTCCTGCGCGGGAGGAGCCAGGTGTGCGGGCTGTCGTGGCCATGGTGGACCGGCCAGCGCACGGCCACATGGCCACGGTGCGCTATGTGGGCCAACCCCTTGCGGCCGTGGCAGCGCAAACGCCCGAATCGGCGCAGGCGGCGCTCGATCGGATCCGGATCGAGCTTGAGCCGCTGCCATCGGTCCTGGATCTGGACTCCGCCATGAAGCCCGAGGCTGCAGCGCTTTACCGGCAGGACGAGGCGGCGGGCATTCCATCCGTGGGGTTTCCCTTCGTCCCGGATCTGCCGCTCGCGGGCAACGTCAGAGGCCCCGTCCGGCAGGCGCACGGGGATCTGAACGACGGGTTTGCCGCTGCGCAATGCGTGGTGGAAGGGACGTTTTTCACCCAGGTCCAGACCCACTGCTGCCTGGAGCCGCACGCCATTGTGGCCGCCTGGGGCGATGACGGGGTCGAGGTCTGGATGTCCACGCAGTTCACGGCTGGCGTGCGCGCGCAGATTGCCGAGGCGTTCGAGTTGCCACTGTCGCGTGTGCGGGTCCGCGCCAAAGCCGTCGGTGGCGGCTTTGGCTCCAAATCGCAGCTTGGCCTTTATGGCAAGACGGCCGTGGCCCTGTCGCGCCTGGCCAGGGCACCGGTGCGCCTTGTGTATCGGCGAGACGAGGAACTGATGGACAGTGGAAACCGCCCCTCAAGCAAGCAGCACCTGCGGATCGGGGCGCGCCTTGATGGCAAGCTCACCGCCATCGCACTGCAGGCGTGGGGCAGTGCGGGTGTTGCCCAGGGCGCGGGCGTTGGCGGGATCGCCATGGCGCTCTACGATTGCCCCAACCGGGAATCGCTGCAGTTTGATGTCTTCACCAATACGTCGCCGAGCACGGCGATGCGAGGGCCCGGAAACACGCAAGGCGCGTTTGCGTTGGAGCAGTCAATCGATGCGCTGGCCGAGAAACTGGCCATGGATCCCGTGGCGCTGCGCGACGTGATCGACCTCAGCGCGGTGCGGCGCGAGGAACGCCGGCTTGGCGCGCAGAAAGTCGGATGGGAACACCGAAGGTCACCGGGCTCCGATCAGGGCCTCATCAAGCGCGGCATCGGAATGGCGCAGTCACTATGGCCTGCCAATGTCCAGATCAACTCGGCTTGCGAGTTGCGCCTGTGGCGAGACGGAAGCGTCGAACTCCTCTCCAGCGTGCAAGAGATCGGCACGGGGATTGGCACGCTGCTCAAGCAGGTCGTTGCCGAAGAGCTGGGCTTGCAGCCCAGTGCCATTGACGTGCGCCTTGGAGACACCGAGTTTCCCTCGGGTCCGCCGTCGTATGGCAGCCGAACCTCGGCGTCCATCACGCCCCCGGCACGCACGGCCGCATGGCAGATCAAGCGATCATTATTGAACGCGGTGGCGTCACACTGGGGTGTGGATCCGCAGGCCTTGACGCTGCAAGACGGCTGGGTGCACTGCACCGATGGATCGCGGCCGCGCATGGCCTGGAGCGAGGCGGCTGCAACGCTACGCACGGACCGCATCAGTGCGGTGGCAAGCCGCAGCGACGACTATGCCGGTTTTCGAACCTGCCACGGCGACGCTGCCATCGCGCTGAACGATCTCGGCGGCGTGCAGTTTGCGCAGGTTTGCGTTGACACGCAAACCGGCATCATCCAGGTCGAGCGCGTCGTGGCCGTGCACGACTGTGGGCGGCCCATCAACCCCCTGCAGATTGAAAGTCAGATCCACGGCGGCGTCTTGATGGGCATTTCCTACGCCTTGCTTGAGGAGCGGATTCTCGACCCCCACACAGGCTGGATGATGAATGCGAATTTCGTCGACTACAAATGCATCGGCGCGGGCGCACTGCCTGACATCGAGGTCGTGGTGCTCGAAAACTATCAAGGATTGAGTGCAACGGACGCCTATGGCGTGGCCGAGCCGGCGAACATTGCAACGGCCGCAGCCGTCGCCAATGCCGTGTATAACGCAACCGGGGTGCGCATGCATGCGCTGCCCATGACCCCGGCCCTTGTCCTTCAGGCGCTGCACGATGCCGGCAGGAGCGTGCCTTGA